The genome window TGTACAGGGCCCCCACGCCCACCTGAAGCCCTGGCCACCTGGACCCCCAGGATTCGGGGAGCTAAATGAGAGCAAACTCCTAGAGAAACACGGTGGGGCCTCAGAGCCTCATCCTTAAAGCCTCAGCCTCGTGCTTTGCCGGGGGCTGCCAGTCCTCACGCTGGATCCGCAGAAACTGGAGGAACCCCAGCTGCCTTCGTTCCCTTGTTAGGATCCCACGCACCCCGCCCCAGTCCCGGGGGCTGTCAGGTGACCTTGAGCAGGCCCCTTCCTGCTCAAGGGCTGTTTCCTTAGCTGGACACCGCGGCCTGTGAGGGGCTCCATCCTGGTGTGTCTGAGGGTACACGGGACAGTGCGGCTGTGGCCGGGCGAGGGAGCGGCCCGGTGCTCACGCGGGAGACCGCAGGTGCCTTTCCCGTGATACCCCGGAGCCGGGTCCCAGCGGTGCGGAGCTGGAAGCAGACGAGCGAGGGGGTCGGACCAGGAGAGAGGCGCAGATCTGGGGGACGGGGCGCATTGTGGGCACATCAGGAGCAGAGGTGTGGTGGCGGGAATCGTCTCGGGCCGGGAGGTGCAGTGGGGATGAGCGGACAGTGAGAGGCAAGGAGGGCAGTGGTGCCCCATTACACAGAGGGGAGACTGAGACCAGGAAGCCATGGGAAAGCAGGCAGGGCCGCCTGGCTGGGAGCACCGCTCTGGGAAGCCGCTGActcactccctcccactggcTGCCCTGCGCCTTTGATCCCTGCGCCGGGGCACGGCAGGGGCGCGGGCGGTCAGCCATGCTGTGGTGCTGGCCCCATCCTGCAGGTGAGCAAACCGAGGCTCAAAACGTGGCCTGGTGCCCCACGGCGACTCAGGCCTGGCCTGGGAGGCggcaccccctcccctgcctgcgTCTGGCCTCTTCCCAtaccacaccccctccccagaggccccgagggccctgggctgggggtgaAAGGTCCATTTCCTTGTGGTCAGGCAGAGCCAGGCTTTCTGCTCCGCAGCGTGCGGACGTGGAGACTGGGGCACTCTGGGTGCAGCTGCCCCGCAGGGCTGGGGCCTGagctctgtcctctcctctcctgcaggGGCAGAATCCTTTCGAACTGGCCTTCTCCCTAGACCAGGCCCACCACGGGGAGCCTGACTTCGTCCTGGAGTGCCCGGCCCGCCCTggtgaggggctggaggggagggcgAGCCTCTGGCGGTGGCAGAGGGCTGGGCCACCTCCTGAGCCAGGCGGGCCTCACCTCTAGCTCCCCCTGCACAGATATGCCTGCAAGCCAGCCCATCGACATCCCCGATGCCAAGAAAAGgagcaagaagaagaagaggtgcCGGGCCACCGACAGCTTTTCAGGCAGGTTCGAAGGTGAGTGGGGCCGGCAGGGGCAGCGGCGTCGGGGAGATGGGCCGGCCCAGGGTGGCTCTCACCGGCCCCCTGCTCCGCAGACGTCTACCAGCTGCAGGAGGACGTGCTTGGGGAGGGTGCCCACGCCCGTGTGCAGACCTGCGTCAACCTCATCACCAGCCAGGAGTATGCCGTCAAGGTGAGACAGGCCCCAGCACCTGGGCGGCCCCCTCGCCCCTCCCCAGCCGTGCCTGGGATCTGGCACTCTCCAGGGGTGGCAAAAGGAGGGGAGCTGGCATTTGAGCTGCCGGACTGGCAGGCGGGGAAAACCAGTGTCTAAAAATGGCCTCAAGGCTGGTGACTCAGGCCACACCTGGGAATCCAGGTCAGCCTGGGCTGAGCCCCCAAGTCCGGGTGAGAAGTGACAAGGGGTGGCCCCGCTGCACAGGTGGCCAAGGACCTGGTGCCAGAGGGACCGCCGAGAACTGGGGGCTTCAGTCAGAGCTGATGCTCACCTGCTGGGTCACTCGGGCCAGGCCCCTGTCCCCAGGGATGACGAATGCTTCCCTGTACTGGTTACAAACATTGAAAGGCAATGCCCTATTCGGGGGCCTTGGGGGAGCTGGGCATCAGGGGAGACCAGGGAAGGCCTGCAAGAGCCTCCTGCAAGCCCTGGGCCGCCTCTGACCCAGTGTGCGCCTGCGCAGCCTGCGTTGCCTGGCCGGGCGTCAGACCCTGCGTTCCAAAAAGCCTTCCAGGCTTCCCTCGTGACCCTGCATCTGGGCTGGGTGGGGTAACGGGAGGCTGGCTGCCCAGGAAGGAGGGCCAGGTGCACAGTGGCAAGCGGGCTGGCCCGGAAGCCTCAGGCCCTGGTGGAAGCGTGGTGACCAGGGTGGCTGTGGTCCCCACCCCCTGGGAGCGACCGGGTTGGGTGTGTGATGGTGCCATAGGACTGCACACCTAGCAGGCATCAAGCACATTCTGCACGGTCAGTGTCCTCCTTCCTAAGGCCCCTGCTGGGCAGCCTGGCTTCTGTCACTCTGACGGacagggaaaccaaggctcagagggtTGGGTTAGTTGTACCGTGTGTGACCCCTCAGAAGGCCGTCCCCTCTCAAGAGGGACCGCTGTCTCCTCCGTAGAGTGGGGGGCCCTAGCCACATTCCCAAGGGATGGAATGAGGTTCAGGTAACTCCAGGAGGGCACGGCTGCTGGCATTATCTCAAGGAGCCCTGGCATCTGGTGGTTCTGCCCCTCTGTGAGGCAGGTGTATTTGTCACTAGACAGGTCGGACAGTGCTTAGGGTGGTGGCCGAGCCCCAGTGACCAGTGGATGTGCGTGCCCGCCTGCTGCTGGAGCCTGGCCAGTGGAGCACACCACGtcccctgccccaggctgctGGTGGGCCGGGAGCCCTGGGCACAGTGGTGACCCAGGCCGCCCACCCACCTAGTGAGAGGGGGCCCTAGGTCCAACCTGGGAAGAGGTTCCCAGGAGGTGTGTGCGGCCTGGCTTTGCTGGGAAAGAGCTGGCacgcacttcttttttttttttggcacgcgCTTTTTGACCTCCCCTCTCTGGGAGCGAAGCGGCTCACCCCAGGCGGTGGGCCCAGAACCCTCCTGTCCTTAGAGCTCCTGGGTGCCAGAGGGGGGTGGGCGCAGAGGCGTGGGCTGGTTTCCTGAGGCTCTGGGGTCCTGGGCGGCTGTGCCCACTGACCTGGCCTGAAACAGACTTGGGCTTATGGGGCTGGGGCATCTGTCCAGACTGGTTCCCAGGCAAATGGGATGTCTTGGCTGGCAGCCAGGCGCCCCTAGGCCCCTCCAGTCCCCTGGGTGGTGTGTGAGCCAGCACAGTGGCCCCCAGTCTCCTGGTCAGGGAGAGCAGGCCGCTAGGCTAAGGAACCTGCTGCCCTGAAGGAGTATCTTGCAGGGGCTCCAGGCCCCAAATACACCCCAAGGCTTGTGGCAGTCAGGGGCGGAGAGCTACCGACTCCTGTCCCGCTCGCCCCTCCTGTGATGCCTCTGGGGAAACACATTGCCCCCAGTTTGTTCTGACACCACAGTATTGACTTTCAGTAAATTCTGGGCCCCCATAGGATAGCTCCGCTTTCCAGAACTTTAAAATCTAAGCTCTGACGAGCTTCACGCGTGACACAGGAGAAGTTTCTGACAGGGGAAGTttctggcaggggagggggggcgggtCTCAGGCTGTAGGGGGTCTGGCTGACCCAgttggtgtctgtgtgtgtgtcctcccCCCGCTGACATTTCAGATCATTGAGAAGCAGCCGGGCCACATTCGGAGTAGGGTTTTCCGGGAGGTGGAGATGTTGTACCAGTGCCAGGGACACAGGTAATGTGACCTCTACCCTCACCACACTGGGCCCAGCCACCTACCCTCACCACACTGGGCCCAGCCACCTACCCTCACCACACTGGGCCCAGCCATCTACCCTCACCACACTGGGCCCAGCCACCTACCCTCACCACACTGGGCCCAGCCACCTACCCTCACCACACTGGGCCCAGCCATCTTTCAGTGGCTGAATGGGCCCGAGTGCCCCATCACCCCCacaatgtgccaggccctgtgctgggcattgTGGGTGGGCCCAGTGGCAGGCAGGCTGACAGTCCGAGGTGGGCAAGGCGGAAGCAGGCCCGTGGCCCCGGGCGCAGCCTTCCTGTGGGTAGGTGGGGTGGAGAAGGCGGGCCCCTGCTGGGCAGTTCTGTGGCTGCCCACAGGCCTGAGGAAGCctcactcctcccccacctccctgcccccaccccaggaacGTTCTAGAGCTGATTGAGTTCTTTGAGGAAGACGACCGTTTCTACCTGGTGTTTGAGAAGATGCGGGGCGGTACGTGGGGCCTGGCAGGCTTTTCCATCTGATCTTAATGGGCCGGGGGTTTAGGGCCACCAGGGAGAACCTTTCAGGGGGGCCTGCACATCAGAGGGGCCTTGTGGGGTCCACACGCCAGCTCAGGTTGGAGGACTCTGGACCCGAGGAGGCcggagtaggggcttccctgccagggtggggtgggtgctGGCCGTTGGGCAGTGGAGGTGACCCCTGTGTGTTCTGCTCCATGGCCTGGCCCAGGCTCCATCCTGAGCCACATACACAAGCGGCGGCACTTTAACGAACTGGAGGCCAGTGTGGTGGTGCAGGATGTGGCCAGCGCCCTGGACTTCCTGCACAACAAAGGTGAGTGGCCACTCTGCCTGCCCCAGGGGTCCCTGGGTATCTAGCCTTGCGCCCAGCCCACCTGCCCAGGACTCCTGGAAGATGTGTCCACCCACCCATGGACCCCTGACCTGCCCTCGTGGTTCTTGGTTCTTCCTGCAGGCATCGCCCACAGGGACCTAAAGCCGGAAAACATCCTCTGTGAGCACCCCAACCAGGTGAGGGGCACCGGGGGGTGGCCTTTCCTGCGGGCCAGGGCCCCCAGGGTCGGGACGCCACCCTCACAGCCCCTTCTGACCCTGCCCAGGTGTCCCCCGTGAAGATCTGTGACTTTGATCTGGGCAGTGGCATCAAACTCAACGGGGACTgctcccccatctccaccccgGAGCTGCTCACCCCGGTGAGGGCCTGCGGGGTCAGGGCGCCCCGAGTGGGGTGCGGGGGGGAGGGGTAGCTGGCAGGGGCGGAAAGGGCGGGAATGGCCCCCGAATCCGGTGCCAGGCTACAGTTGCATAACCTCGAGGTGCGGAGCCTGCTTGGCGGCTCGGGCCTCGGAACTCTGGCTTCCGCTTAGCAACAGCCGCTGATTGGCCGGGCAGAGCGGCTGGGCGGGGCCGTGGTCGGGCGCGGTGAGGCTGGGCGGGCTCCCGGCACCTGTTGATTGGGCGGGGGGGGGTTGGGGGCGTGGCCGAATCCCTCAGCAGCCTGTGATTGGCCGGCAGGGCGAAGGCGGGGCTGGCTCCCTCAGCAACCTGTGATTGGTCGGTCAGGGCTGTCTGGCTTTGGGCTCCGTGAAGTCCCTGTCGGGGCGCCCCCCTATCCCCCCTCCGCGGGCCCTGACGCCCCCGCTCCCGCCCGCAGTGCGGCTCCGCCGAGTACATGGCCCCGGAGGTGGTGGAGGCCTTCAGCGAGGAGGCAAGCATCTATGACAAGCGCTGCGACCTCTGGAGCCTGGGCGTCATCCTTTACATCCTGCTCAGCGGCTACCCGCCCTTCGTGGGCCACTGCGGCAGCGACTGCGGCTGGGACCGCGGCGAGGCCTGCCCGGCCTGCCAGGTGCGAGTGGGGTCCTGCCGTGCACCCCTCCCCCGAGCACCGCGTCTGGCCTGCCtcggcatacacacacacacacacacagacacacacacacacacacacgtgcactctCACCCCTGCCTGCCCAGTGCACCCCAAGGCTTGGTCCATGCACACACCTACCCCCCACCCTGGAGGAGCTGGCCTGTGAACCCCCCTGAGCACCCCTAAGGGCCTGGCCTCCAACCACTGACAACATCCACAGGCCACTGCCGACCTGACCTTTCTGGGTTTCTAGAGGCTTGTTGGGTTCCCCAGCCCAACAGGAGAAAGCAGTCAGGGGTCAGGAAGTTGAGGTGGGGCAAGGCCTATGGTTTGAGGTGGCCAGGTTCCAGCCTTCTACCCACCatgtgaggctcaggcttcatgGCCTGATCCCCCCAGAGCCTGGCCGTCCAGAGCCACCCTTCAGTAAATGGGGCCCCACTTGAGCAGAGCGCACCAAGTGCCTCCCCGAGTCCACTCTctggcccagcctcccagccacCGCCAGTTGGGTGGGTCCCTGCCCTCCTTGGCCTGCCAGATCCCCTGGCCTTGCCAGCTGAGCTCAGGGCACTTTCCCCGACCCTAAGCCTGGGCCCAGGTCCCATGCAGCTGGTGGAGGCTGGGGACCCTGACAGAACTTGTCACTCATCGGTGCTCCTCTGGGTCCAGGCCTGCCAGGCGTCTGCGACGTGGCCTCAGCCCTTGCTGGCTGCAGCTCACCCCACCTTCCATGTTCCCTCCAGAACATGCTGTTTGAGAGCATCCAGGAGGGCAAGTACGAGTTTCCGGAGAAGGACTGGGCCCACATTTCCTTTGCTGCCAAAGACCTCATCTCCAAGCTCCTCGTCCGTGACGCCAAGCAGAGGCTGAGTGCTGCCCAAGTCCTGCAGCACCCCTGGGTGCAGGGGGTGAGTGGGAGCACCAGGGAGGCCTGGGGGGCGGCTGgcctccagcctctgccactgggCTGGGGTGACTCAGAGCACAAGGGTACGACAGCCCTAGGCGGCTCAGCATCGAGACCCCCCAGAGCTGGCAAGGGCGCAGCAGGGAGGCCCCCACTGCCTGCTGGCCAGGTTGAGTTGGGACTGCAGGAGCTGCTTCTCAGTGAGTCACCAGGCCCTGTGTCCTGGAGGCGCAGGGGCCTCTTCTCACCTGGAACAGAGTGTCAAGCTGAGGTCAGCCAGGTGGCAGGCGGGGGCCTGCCACCCCCCGTCCAAGGCTCTGTCCCCGCCAAGCTGAGAAGAGcttgctgtttcttctgcccAGTTGCTGTCCTGGCGGGGCAGATGCCTAGGCCAACAGTGCAGGGGGCTTAACAAAAATACAAGTTGGCACTGTGGGGAGCAAAGACTGGGGCCCCACTGTCAAGGCAGATGGGCTGTTGGAGCGGGCTCCCAACCCCTGCTGGGAACTGGGGCAGCTTTGGTGAGAGGCAGGCCCCGCCCATCACGCGGTCTGGCAACGTCCACCACGCTCGCCCGGCTCGGGccgcgcccctccccccagcctggctCGGTTCCCGGGCAGGTGCACCGCCTTAACCCCCCGTACTGTCGCAGCCAGCTGGGCGCCCCGAGGCGGGCGGGCTCtactctccagcctcacctcttcTGTCTCCTTGCAGTGCGCCCCGGAGAACACCCTGCCCACGCCCATGGTCCTGCAGAGGTGAGGCCCGTGTGGGATCTCAGGCTCCGAGCGGGGAGCCCCGGGTCCAGGAGGGGGCGCTAAATGTTAAGATGTTTAAAGAAGACTACACGATCCTCTTTCAGTCTTGGCGGGGGAAGCCGTCCAAGCGCTTGGGTGTCCTTGTACCGGGTGATGAGTTTGTGACCCCACCGCGAATTCCAGTCCGCCGGCCCCTCCCGCCCCCTGTGGAGTCTGGGGCTTCCTGGGcgtgcagcccctcccccagggcacTGCACAGACCCCGGGGGTCCCGAGGGAAGCAGGGGGGACGGGCCGGCGGCTACCTCCCCCTCCTTGCTGaccccccaccctgtccccaggAACAGCTGCGCCAAAGACCTCACGTCGTTCGCGGCCGAGGCCATTGCCATGAACCGGCAGCTGGCCCAGCGCGAGGAGGACGCGGCCGAGGAGGCGGGGCAGGAGCAGCCCGTGGTCATCCGAGCTACCTCACGCTGCTTGCAGCTGTCCCCGCCCTCCCAGTCCAAGTTGGCCCAGCGGCGGCAGCGAGCCAGCCTGTCCGCGGCCCCCGTGGTCCTGGTGGGAGACCACGCGtgattctctccttccctttgtaCATAGGCCGCCCCTCACCCCGTCAagtctaaagatttttttaagctaTTGCCCGCGGGTGACCAGCGGGCTGCCCTCCCCCGGCTGGATTCCGAGGCGCTAAGCTCAGCTCGGGGGTCTTTTTATATAAGGTTTttgctgttgggttttttttcctgttcccctccttttgttttgttttttttccctttcaatggTGTTAAACGCAGAGCAGGCGCTCGGGGAGGAGAGCGGAGGGCCTGTGGCTGGGTGGGGCCCTCCCGCCGCCCCGGCCCGGGATGCGCCGGGTACTGTGAAGGCCGCTCCCCGCCGCCCGCGTGACTCAGGAGAGGAGGGCGTGGCGTCTCCCCGAGCTGGCGGGACCTCgccgcccccctccccggccctcaCAGTGTTTTCAGGGACGGGTCGACCCCCACCCACCTTCCCTCGACGAGACGGtagctccttccctcccctcagtCACCCGGGCGGGCCGGGGGCTTCTCACGTCTCCCCTGTCAAAGGGCGGGGCCTGGGGGCAGGCGGGGTGGCGCCGCCCGCTGGAGCCCCCGCCGACTGACAATCGGGGCTCCCTCGAACCTTGACCTTAAGCTGCGGCTGCCCGgggcccctcccctggcctctcCACTGGGGAGTGCCCACCCGCGAATGGGGGCGCCAGAGGAAGCGCGAGGAGCCGGACAGGCCCCCGTCAGCCGAAGTGGGGGTCCCGCGGACCCCCTACCCGGGCACCCGAGTGCCCCTTCTCAGGGCTCAGTCTGACCACGGCCACGTCCTGCCCGGCCGCCCCTCGGGTCTGGCGTGGAAGCTCTCTCAGCCCCGTCCCCGGGGTCTCGCGGGACCCCCCCAGGGCGGCGTCTCTGTTCCGCCCACCTTCAGGAAAAGGCCGCAGCTGCCGCGCCCCTTCCGCCCGCGCCTGAGTCAGACGTCGCGTGACCCGCCGGGCTGGGGAGACTCTGACGCTCTTCGTCCTCGGGTGGGCGACTCTATGCAATTCACAGGCTTCCTTTTCCACGTGCACACGGGCTTCTGCCGGGGTTGGGGGCGCGGGCAGCCGCCCAGACCGCCCTCCGGCTCCTAGCTGTTCGTCCTGTCTCGTTAGTTTTCCAGAACATCAGCTGACTTCCCTTCCCTGTTCTTGACGAATACTtgaatgtgggggggggggggggggcgggcctCGAGGCGTGGGGGGCTCGAGTGCCGTCTCTGCGGTCCCCCGAGTCTCGGAGATTGTCGCCGTCCTTGGTGGCTGGTGGGGGGCCACCGCCCCGTCCCGCCCGCCCGCCGATCTGTGGACTGGCCTTTCCAAagactctgggggtggggaggccacCCCCCATCATTTCTCGCCCATCAGTGATTCCACGTTTTGCAACCGAGGATTCTGCCTttttgtaaaaaagaaacaaatggattcTCGCCCGCTGCAGGCGCCATGGCCATTTTACTCCGGAAAGCTGAGCTgtgagcagcttttttttttttttcctcaaaggtGGGACAGccacttcctcccccacccctgtcaCAACGACAGTGCGGCCCGGAGGACTGGTCAGAACCGTTACTGTGAACGAGCCTGGcgctggggggaagggggcacAGCAGTGTTTCAACGTTAAGATgtgtaaaaaagacaaaaaaaactcaaattttttttaagtgggggaAAAACGTCCAAGCACTTTAACTCCACTGTACCAGGTGAACTGATACAGCTCAGAAGTTTTCCTTTACACCAACTGTCAACGCCGgtattttgtattctgttttgtAAGGATTTAATAAAAGTCATAAAAACTAGTTTGCGCGCCCGCACCCTGCTTTCTGTTGCCTTGCGACGAGCTGCTCAAACCTAGTGGCCCGAAGGCATTTTGATATTCCCGGTGATGCTGTGAGTCACCGATTCAGATGGGGCGCAGGTGGGCTTGGCTTCTCTCTGCTCCAGGACACCTGGGTCCTCGGCTGGGAAAGACTCATCTGCAGGTGTGGGCTGGGCTGGCACCAAGGCTGGCTCGGCTGGGAACGAGGGCCAGGTGCCCACACGTGGCCTCCTGCGTGGCTTGGGCTCCCTCGCAGCATGGCCGGTGGATCTGAGCGGCCTGTCCTCGGAAGCCTTCCTGCATCACCTCCCCACGTCTGAGCTTAGGTTGGGGTCAAGCGCACAGCTGTCCCAGATCCAGAGGGAGATGGGAAAACAGCTTTGTGTGGGGGAGGGGCGCCTTTGGACAGCGCAACCTAATTCGATAAAACCCGGTGTTCCAAACCTCCGCCTCATGGCTGGCCCGCTTCCCTCTCTAGACTCCATCCCCTCAGCCATGATTAAGTTCTTGCTGTAGGCAGGGTTTTGCTGGACAGTCCAGGGCTGACTTCAGATCCTGGGGGGGCATGCGGGTAGAGAGGGAGGCGGTGGGTCAGGGAGGGCTCCCTGCAGGCAGGAGCCAAAagggggtggcagtggggtccagtggttaagg of Delphinus delphis chromosome 3, mDelDel1.2, whole genome shotgun sequence contains these proteins:
- the MKNK2 gene encoding MAP kinase-interacting serine/threonine-protein kinase 2, whose product is MVQKKTAELQGFHRSFKGQNPFELAFSLDQAHHGEPDFVLECPARPDMPASQPIDIPDAKKRSKKKKRCRATDSFSGRFEDVYQLQEDVLGEGAHARVQTCVNLITSQEYAVKIIEKQPGHIRSRVFREVEMLYQCQGHRNVLELIEFFEEDDRFYLVFEKMRGGSILSHIHKRRHFNELEASVVVQDVASALDFLHNKGIAHRDLKPENILCEHPNQVSPVKICDFDLGSGIKLNGDCSPISTPELLTPCGSAEYMAPEVVEAFSEEASIYDKRCDLWSLGVILYILLSGYPPFVGHCGSDCGWDRGEACPACQNMLFESIQEGKYEFPEKDWAHISFAAKDLISKLLVRDAKQRLSAAQVLQHPWVQGCAPENTLPTPMVLQRNSCAKDLTSFAAEAIAMNRQLAQREEDAAEEAGQEQPVVIRATSRCLQLSPPSQSKLAQRRQRASLSAAPVVLVGDHA